From Hartmannibacter diazotrophicus, a single genomic window includes:
- a CDS encoding MarR family transcriptional regulator: MATNAPQDDGSPPPAASESRPAPDHVELIELIFFSYRDFVGDADVILAKYGFGRAHHRVLHFVERNPGMTVAELLDILRITKQSLGRVLKQLIDEDFIEQRPGAVDRRQRLLHATVKGSRLARELNAVQSRRVEAALSGFSSGERETVSRFLTAMIGPDGGDVPAEREAKDQ; this comes from the coding sequence TTGGCGACAAACGCCCCACAGGACGACGGGTCGCCCCCCCCGGCCGCGAGCGAATCACGCCCGGCCCCGGACCATGTCGAACTCATCGAGCTGATCTTCTTTTCCTATCGCGACTTCGTCGGCGATGCGGACGTCATCCTGGCGAAATACGGCTTCGGCCGCGCCCATCACCGGGTTCTGCATTTCGTCGAGCGCAATCCGGGCATGACCGTCGCCGAGCTGCTCGACATCCTGCGCATCACCAAGCAGAGCCTCGGGCGGGTGCTGAAGCAGCTTATCGACGAGGATTTCATCGAGCAGCGCCCGGGCGCCGTCGACCGCCGCCAGCGGCTGCTTCACGCAACAGTGAAGGGCAGCCGCCTCGCCCGTGAGCTCAACGCCGTGCAGTCGCGCCGGGTCGAGGCGGCGCTTTCGGGGTTCTCGTCCGGCGAGCGCGAGACGGTCAGCCGTTTCCTGACCGCCATGATCGGCCCGGACGGCGGGGACGTGCCTGCCGAACGCGAGGCAAAGGACCAATGA
- a CDS encoding bifunctional diguanylate cyclase/phosphodiesterase: MIRKVLLTAFGVILLTLITGHVVFSMRDAANRIDDNRAIAAAGAALNAFLDRLSGTVTDNAVWDDAYTAEHGDDAASWAYDNWGATSEDYALYDGVIVVAMGGDAISAYLKGKEFSPTDYFGPAFLTQVQQSLDHPDETVSRYYRTDGGPTLAVAQVIQPYKDGNDFKADKTLVLFKFLDNDAIARMAQDYELEDLGVSSEKVSGKLNLPLSASQDKDGFYLVWSSLEPGTKVFKLVAPALMFAVLLLVLFLFAIGATGAAEAKGLRKAAEAARHDATHDSLSGLLNRSGLINQLEQPAGNEDGKAVRVLHLLDLDGFKSVNDTWGHAVGDELIGKVAEKIRSAHPEIAHAARLGGDEFALIQEGGTAPEKIGLIVLDILSRPFSVEGKTVEIGASVGFAIEEEGMKPLELLRRADMALYRAKDLGRGRALGYTHEYDADREQATRLEQQLRLALARGEIRAAFQPLVSASSGRIQGVEALARWSGPDGNVSPEIFIPAAERAGLIAPLGEYMLRKSIQVVRDWNSLDLSVNVSPLQLCDPGFASVVRTILEEEAFEPTRLTLEVTEGVLISNPEQARRSITALKKIGVRFALDDFGCGYASIGTLREFGFDRMKIDRSLVWGIEDKQGGDELLRATISLAAALRIPVTAEGTETSSQLAFLQQAGCDQIQGYVVGRPMSAKELTARLLSMEEAA; the protein is encoded by the coding sequence GTGATCAGAAAGGTCCTGCTGACCGCCTTCGGCGTCATCCTGCTGACCCTGATCACCGGTCACGTCGTTTTCTCCATGCGGGACGCGGCCAACAGGATCGATGACAACCGCGCCATCGCCGCCGCCGGAGCCGCTCTGAACGCCTTCCTGGACCGGCTGTCCGGAACGGTGACCGACAATGCCGTCTGGGATGACGCCTACACAGCGGAGCACGGAGACGATGCCGCCAGTTGGGCCTATGACAACTGGGGTGCCACCAGCGAGGACTATGCGCTCTATGACGGCGTGATCGTGGTGGCGATGGGTGGCGATGCGATCTCGGCCTATCTGAAGGGCAAGGAATTCTCGCCCACAGACTATTTTGGACCGGCCTTCCTCACCCAGGTGCAGCAGTCGCTGGATCATCCCGACGAGACGGTGTCTCGCTACTACAGGACGGACGGCGGCCCGACTCTTGCGGTCGCCCAGGTCATCCAGCCCTACAAGGACGGCAACGACTTCAAGGCCGACAAGACCCTCGTTCTCTTCAAGTTTCTTGACAACGATGCCATTGCCCGGATGGCCCAGGACTACGAGCTGGAAGACCTTGGAGTCTCGTCTGAGAAGGTATCGGGCAAGCTCAATCTTCCGCTGTCCGCCTCGCAGGACAAGGATGGATTCTATCTCGTCTGGTCGAGCCTGGAGCCCGGCACGAAGGTCTTCAAACTGGTCGCGCCCGCTCTCATGTTTGCGGTCCTCCTGCTGGTGCTGTTCCTGTTCGCCATCGGCGCCACGGGCGCTGCCGAAGCAAAGGGGCTTCGCAAGGCGGCCGAAGCGGCCCGCCACGACGCGACGCACGACAGTCTGAGCGGCCTTTTGAACCGCAGCGGCCTCATCAATCAGCTGGAGCAGCCGGCGGGCAATGAGGACGGCAAGGCCGTTCGCGTGCTTCATCTGCTCGATCTCGACGGCTTCAAGTCCGTCAACGACACCTGGGGCCATGCCGTCGGGGACGAACTCATCGGCAAGGTTGCGGAAAAGATCCGGTCTGCCCATCCGGAAATCGCTCATGCCGCCCGGCTTGGCGGCGACGAATTCGCGCTCATCCAGGAAGGCGGCACGGCACCGGAAAAGATCGGCCTCATCGTGCTCGACATCCTGTCCCGGCCGTTCAGCGTCGAGGGAAAGACCGTCGAGATCGGCGCAAGCGTCGGATTTGCCATCGAGGAAGAGGGCATGAAGCCGCTCGAATTGCTGCGGCGGGCGGACATGGCGCTCTACCGCGCCAAGGATCTCGGCCGCGGCCGCGCGCTCGGATATACGCACGAATACGACGCGGATCGCGAACAGGCCACGCGGCTTGAACAGCAGCTGCGCCTCGCCCTGGCGAGAGGCGAGATCCGGGCTGCCTTCCAGCCGCTCGTGTCAGCCTCCAGCGGCAGGATCCAGGGCGTGGAAGCCCTCGCCCGCTGGTCCGGACCCGACGGCAACGTCTCGCCCGAGATCTTCATTCCGGCCGCCGAGCGGGCCGGGCTCATCGCACCGCTTGGCGAATACATGCTGCGCAAGTCGATCCAGGTCGTGCGCGACTGGAACAGTCTCGACCTGTCGGTCAATGTGTCGCCGCTTCAGTTGTGCGACCCGGGCTTTGCCTCGGTCGTGCGCACGATCCTGGAGGAAGAGGCGTTCGAGCCGACGCGGCTCACGCTGGAAGTGACCGAAGGCGTTCTCATTTCCAACCCGGAACAGGCCCGCCGGTCGATCACGGCCCTGAAGAAGATCGGCGTTCGCTTCGCGCTCGACGATTTCGGCTGCGGCTACGCCAGCATCGGGACGCTGAGGGAGTTCGGCTTCGATCGCATGAAGATCGACCGTTCGCTGGTCTGGGGCATCGAGGACAAGCAAGGCGGCGATGAACTGCTACGGGCAACCATTTCGCTCGCGGCGGCGCTGCGGATTCCCGTGACCGCCGAAGGCACGGAGACCTCGAGCCAGCTGGCCTTCCTGCAGCAAGCCGGCTGCGACCAGATTCAGGGCTATGTGGTCGGCAGGCCGATGTCGGCGAAGGAACTGACGGCGCGTCTGTTGTCGATGGAAGAAGCGGCCTGA
- a CDS encoding YaiI/YqxD family protein, whose amino-acid sequence MTTLYVDADACPVKDEAERVATRLGIPMVLVCNGGLRPSQNPLVSLRIVAEGPDVADKWIAEHCGPGDVVVTADIPLADRCLKAGSHVVQHNGEILNVANIGNRLATRDLMQDIRAANPFQQGGGPSFSKADRSRFLQSLDRLMRLALRERPAQQGGRQEP is encoded by the coding sequence TTGACGACACTCTATGTCGATGCCGACGCCTGCCCCGTGAAGGACGAGGCGGAGCGCGTGGCGACAAGGCTGGGCATCCCGATGGTGCTGGTCTGCAACGGCGGACTGCGCCCGTCGCAAAATCCGCTCGTCTCGCTCAGGATCGTCGCCGAGGGCCCGGACGTCGCCGACAAGTGGATCGCCGAGCATTGCGGTCCCGGCGACGTGGTGGTGACGGCGGATATTCCGCTCGCCGACCGCTGCCTGAAGGCCGGATCGCACGTCGTGCAGCACAACGGCGAGATTCTGAACGTCGCCAACATCGGGAACCGATTGGCAACGCGCGACCTGATGCAGGACATCCGCGCGGCGAACCCGTTCCAGCAGGGCGGCGGACCGTCCTTTTCGAAGGCCGACCGGTCCCGTTTCCTGCAATCGCTCGACAGGCTGATGAGGCTCGCGTTGCGTGAACGTCCCGCGCAGCAGGGAGGCCGTCAGGAGCCCTGA
- a CDS encoding branched-chain amino acid aminotransferase, producing MASVPFDSREGVIWYDGEFVDWKDAKVHVLTHGLHYGSSVFEGVRAYGGEIFKLKEHTDRLIESARILGFKIPYTADEINAACKEILQRMKLTDAYLRPVAWRGSEMMGVSAQNNTIHLAIAAWEWPSYFKPEERLKGIRLDMAEYRRPDEKTAPSKSKAAGLYMICTISKHAAEAKGYADAMMLDYRGYVAEATGANIFFVKDGVIHTPIADCFLNGITRQTVIELAKRRGFEVLERHIMPEELSTFTECFLTGTAAEVTPVSEIGPYTFVPGEITKTLMDDYTAEVTPKASAAAAE from the coding sequence ATGGCAAGCGTTCCCTTCGACAGCCGTGAAGGCGTGATCTGGTATGACGGTGAATTCGTCGACTGGAAGGACGCCAAGGTGCACGTGCTGACCCATGGCCTGCATTACGGCAGCTCCGTGTTCGAGGGCGTGCGCGCCTATGGCGGCGAGATTTTCAAGCTCAAGGAGCACACCGACCGGCTGATCGAGTCGGCGCGCATCCTCGGCTTCAAGATCCCCTATACGGCCGACGAGATCAACGCGGCATGCAAGGAGATCCTGCAGCGCATGAAGCTGACGGACGCCTATCTGCGCCCCGTCGCCTGGCGCGGCTCGGAGATGATGGGCGTTTCGGCCCAGAACAACACCATCCACCTCGCCATCGCCGCCTGGGAGTGGCCGTCCTACTTCAAGCCGGAAGAGCGCCTCAAGGGCATCCGGCTCGACATGGCCGAATACCGCCGTCCCGACGAGAAGACCGCGCCGTCGAAATCCAAGGCCGCCGGCCTCTACATGATCTGCACGATCTCCAAGCACGCCGCCGAGGCCAAGGGCTATGCGGACGCGATGATGCTCGACTATCGCGGCTATGTGGCCGAGGCGACCGGCGCGAACATCTTCTTCGTCAAGGACGGCGTCATCCACACGCCGATCGCCGACTGCTTCCTCAACGGCATTACTCGCCAGACGGTGATCGAGCTTGCCAAGCGGCGCGGCTTCGAGGTTCTGGAACGGCACATCATGCCGGAAGAGCTTTCGACGTTCACCGAGTGCTTCCTGACGGGCACGGCGGCGGAAGTGACCCCGGTCTCCGAGATCGGCCCCTACACCTTCGTGCCTGGCGAGATCACCAAGACGCTGATGGACGACTACACCGCCGAGGTGACGCCGAAGGCGTCCGCCGCCGCCGCGGAGTGA
- a CDS encoding response regulator has translation MTMTDVMPSGAPADDAQHILVVDDDSRIRSLLQRFLAAQGYRVTTAGNAAEARRKLELIAFDLIVLDVMMPGEDGLSLAASLNRTHDVAILLLTARAEGEDRVRGLETGVDDYMTKPFEPRELVLRIQNILKRRSPTARPDVRGDTTATRRVTFGRFAFDVAREDLLENGEPVRLTERERQLLTLFAKAPDGIVARELLVGNDASVGERTVDVQINRLRRKIEDDPSNPTYLQTVRGVGYRLRFD, from the coding sequence ATGACCATGACGGACGTCATGCCCTCCGGCGCACCGGCCGACGACGCGCAGCATATCCTCGTCGTCGACGACGACAGCCGCATCCGCTCCCTGCTGCAGCGCTTTCTCGCCGCGCAGGGCTACCGCGTCACGACCGCCGGCAACGCCGCTGAGGCGCGCCGCAAACTGGAACTGATCGCCTTCGATCTCATCGTGCTCGACGTGATGATGCCGGGCGAGGACGGCCTGTCGCTGGCCGCAAGCCTCAACCGCACCCACGACGTCGCGATCCTGCTGCTCACTGCCCGCGCCGAGGGCGAGGACCGCGTCCGCGGCCTTGAGACCGGCGTCGACGACTACATGACCAAGCCCTTCGAGCCGCGCGAACTGGTGCTGAGGATCCAGAATATCCTGAAGCGGCGCTCGCCGACTGCACGGCCGGACGTGCGCGGCGACACCACCGCGACCCGGCGGGTCACCTTCGGCCGCTTCGCTTTCGACGTCGCGCGCGAGGACCTGCTGGAGAACGGCGAGCCGGTCCGCCTCACCGAGCGCGAACGGCAGCTGCTGACGCTCTTTGCCAAGGCGCCGGACGGGATCGTCGCCCGCGAGCTTCTCGTCGGCAACGACGCCTCCGTCGGCGAGCGCACGGTGGACGTCCAGATCAACCGCCTGCGCCGCAAGATCGAGGACGATCCGTCCAATCCGACCTATCTGCAAACCGTGCGCGGCGTCGGCTATCGCCTGCGGTTCGACTGA
- a CDS encoding methyl-accepting chemotaxis protein has protein sequence MILGRNIRRQRRTTCILERADVSLFNNIRISTKIFSGFGIILSLVFLIGSVSYLKISDASEDFRQYRQLAVQSNNAGRVQANLLEARLAVKNFILTQDQRHIGAAFERIDNAISINADLTKLITHTESKDRAAGISEDLKNYRAGIEQLSQATEGHEALIADTLDRIGPDASRLNEELKLDFKQEQDAVGPKLMADLELAVEVAVIVSVVSLVIGAFAAWTIGAGTSRPIVAITGAMTRLASGELDLTVPGKGRKDEIGKMSEAVEIFRQNALAVKELEQQQAATSERIEREKKATMERIADDFERDVIGVVQAVTDTAGRLQSDASIVSSATEETTRQSGAVAAASEQASANVRTVAAAAEELSASIVEIGQRVVHAAQISDAAADQADKTSMAAQELVSTSQRIGEVVQLIADIAAQTNLLALNATIEAARAGELGKGFAVVASEVKNLASQTARATEEISSQVAAVQNGTTEVADAINSISETVRNINEVSTSIALAVEQQRAATDEIARNVDEAARGTQEVSSNISGVNQAANDTSKVATSILGAANGLTHQSAELNSKVSGFISMIRSS, from the coding sequence ATGATTCTCGGCAGAAACATTAGAAGACAAAGAAGAACAACCTGTATTCTGGAGCGCGCGGACGTGAGCCTCTTCAACAATATCCGGATATCGACGAAAATTTTCTCCGGATTCGGGATAATTCTTTCCCTCGTATTCCTGATTGGATCGGTCTCATATCTCAAAATCTCGGATGCGTCCGAAGACTTCAGGCAATACAGACAACTTGCCGTGCAGAGTAACAATGCCGGTCGCGTCCAGGCAAACCTTCTGGAAGCCCGCCTGGCCGTGAAGAATTTTATCCTCACTCAAGATCAGAGACACATCGGAGCGGCCTTCGAGCGAATTGACAACGCGATCAGCATCAACGCCGATCTGACCAAGCTGATCACACATACGGAATCGAAGGATCGGGCGGCCGGCATCTCCGAGGACCTGAAGAACTACAGGGCCGGGATCGAACAGCTGTCGCAGGCAACCGAGGGACACGAAGCCCTGATCGCCGACACGCTCGATCGCATCGGCCCGGATGCTTCCAGGCTGAACGAGGAGCTGAAGCTGGACTTCAAGCAGGAGCAGGACGCGGTCGGCCCGAAGCTGATGGCCGACCTCGAGCTGGCTGTCGAGGTGGCCGTGATCGTGTCGGTCGTCAGCCTCGTCATCGGAGCTTTCGCGGCCTGGACCATCGGTGCCGGGACCTCGCGGCCCATCGTCGCCATAACCGGCGCCATGACCCGCTTGGCCAGCGGAGAGCTCGACCTTACCGTTCCCGGCAAGGGCCGCAAGGACGAGATCGGCAAAATGTCCGAAGCGGTCGAGATCTTTCGCCAGAATGCCCTCGCGGTGAAAGAGCTGGAGCAGCAGCAGGCGGCGACCAGCGAACGGATCGAACGGGAAAAAAAGGCGACGATGGAGAGAATCGCCGACGACTTCGAACGCGACGTCATCGGCGTGGTGCAGGCCGTCACCGACACAGCGGGCCGGCTGCAGTCGGATGCCTCCATCGTCAGTTCGGCCACGGAAGAGACGACCCGCCAGTCTGGCGCTGTCGCGGCGGCCTCCGAACAGGCTTCGGCCAATGTGCGCACGGTTGCGGCCGCGGCCGAGGAACTCTCCGCGTCCATCGTCGAGATCGGCCAGCGCGTGGTCCACGCCGCGCAAATCTCCGATGCCGCGGCAGATCAGGCCGACAAGACAAGCATGGCGGCGCAGGAACTTGTCTCGACATCCCAACGCATCGGCGAGGTTGTCCAACTGATCGCGGATATCGCGGCGCAGACGAACCTGCTGGCGCTCAACGCGACCATCGAGGCGGCACGGGCCGGCGAACTCGGCAAGGGTTTTGCCGTCGTCGCCTCCGAGGTCAAGAATCTCGCTTCGCAGACCGCCCGGGCCACCGAGGAAATCTCCAGCCAGGTCGCCGCTGTGCAGAACGGCACGACCGAAGTTGCAGACGCCATCAACTCGATCAGCGAGACGGTTCGCAACATCAACGAGGTCTCCACGTCGATCGCCTTGGCAGTGGAGCAGCAGCGCGCCGCGACGGACGAGATCGCACGCAATGTCGACGAAGCCGCGCGCGGCACTCAGGAAGTCTCGTCGAACATCTCCGGCGTCAACCAGGCCGCCAACGATACCAGCAAGGTCGCGACCAGCATCCTCGGCGCTGCGAATGGCCTGACGCACCAGTCGGCGGAACTGAACAGCAAGGTCTCCGGTTTCATCTCGATGATCCGGTCCAGCTGA